The DNA window ATGTAAAAAACGAAGGGCCTTTTACATACCAATGGAAATTATGTAATTTTGTATAAGCAACAGACCATGTTGCCACCTGTACGTTTAGTTCTTGGTTTAATTCGTTTGACATTTCCGATCACACTCCATTTTTTTGATAAGTTCATATACTTTATTTATACCACTGATGCCCCTACAATAAACATATGAAGTAATTCTGCGAAAAGAGTTGAAATTTTATGAAGACGACTTTACTACGGATGTTCCGTTTTTATCAACGATTCATCTCTCCTTTATCACCCCCAAGCTGTCGATTTTATCCAACATGTTCGCATTACGGCATTGAAGCTGTCGAAAAGCATGGCGCGTTAAAAGGCGGATATCTAGCCGCGAAACGCATTTTAAGCTGCCATCCTTTCCATAAAGGGGGAATCGATTTCGTCCCTGAAGAATGGCCACCAAAAAAATAATTGGTGGTTTTTCTTGTGTTTTTATTGCGTATACTGTAATATTCAACTAGTCATTAAAACGTAATCATTACATTTTGGAGGAAAATATGAAAAAAATACTATTACTAATCTCTATTGTTTTATTATTAGCAGCTTGTGGAAAAACAAGTGATGAAGCGCAAAGTATCGATACTGATGCTTCGAAGCTACAAATTTACACAACGGTTTATCCACTAACTTATTTTACGGAGCGCATCGGTGGTGATTTGATTGATGTTCAGTCAATTTATCCTGCCGGTTCCAATGAACACACCTTTGAACCCACACAACAAGAAATGATTCAACTCGCAGATGCAGATTTGATGTTCTCGATTGGTCTGGGTCTTGAAGGGTTTATCGACAAAGCTCAAAAAACATTGAAAAATGAAAATGTTGAATTTGTAGCGACAGCCGAAACAATGACAGAGGAAGATTTTGAAGCGGTACTTGGCCATACAGAAGAAGCCCATGTTGAAGAATCTGCAAGCGACGATGGTCATGATCACGGTTCAACTGACCCGCACGTCTGGATGTCTCCTGTACTAAGCGAGAAATTAGCAGAATCGATTAAAGATTCCTTGATAACAGCCGACCCAGAAAACGCAGAAACTTACGAAAGCAACTACACAGAATTAGTTGTTGAGCTCGAAACCTTAGACCGTTCGTTCGCTGCGCTATCTGAGCGCGTCACGAAAGACACCTTTTTCGTTTCCCATGAGGCTTTTGGCTACTTGTCAGAGCCTTACGGTTTTGAACAAATGGCAATCGCTGGGCTAAATAGCCAGGATGAGCCTTCGCAAAAAGAGTTAACAGAGATTGTTGATTTAGCGAAAGAAAAAAACTTAGAGTATATCGTCTTTGAACAAAATGTTTCGTCTAACCTGACAGAGGTTATTCGAAAAGAAGTAGATGCTGAAGCAATCCAAATGCACAATCTTGGCGTTTTGACACAAGAAAACATCGACAATGAAGAAACATATTTTACCTTGATGGAAAAAAATCTTCAAGTACTTGAGACCATTCTAAAATAGCAAAAAGGCACAGCAGAGAGACCTTCTCTGCTATGCCTTTCTTTTTTTCATATTAGCTACCCGATGTTAATTTAGTTAGTCGTTTGGTCAAAAATTGCCGCCATTCAGCTGCGAGTTCTTCTACTTCCAATACTTTGACGATCCCATCGATGTCTCTTGGTCTATGGAAATTGATTTCATTGGCATATAGAACCGATACTTGTTGTGGGCTTTTTGCTACTAGACGAATCGATGAATCGGCTCTCACAATGCCTTCTTCTAGTACACGGCAAAGATAACCAGTAAAGCCCGTTTTCACCATTTCTTTTAGTAAAGGCTTCATGTCCAGTCGCCTGTCAATGGTATTACAAGGAACTCTTCCTTGCGTCACTTGAATAATAGCCTCTCCCACTTGAAAAATGTCCCCAATGCAGACGTCTCGCTCTAACATATTTGTCACCGTTAAATTTTCGCCAAAAGCAGCAGGGGGTAACTGAACTTTAAATTGGTCCTTCCAATAAGCATAATGTTCATACGAATAAATGCACACGGCACGTTCTGGACCTCCGTGATGCTTAAGATCTGCGACACCATCTCCTTGAAAACCGCCCTTAGTTAACAACACCGTTTGCGCTTGTTGTTTACGAATAGCGGTTTCCATTTCCTTGCCGTTTTCATAGGTCATTTTCTCAGGTAAACCGATCGCAAAATTTTTGATGACCGCTTTTTCTGAACTTCTCATACATCCCCCACCTTTTGATCCGTCAGCTAATCGACTCTGATTTACTTTTCTGTATTATACATCAGACCATCAATCTTCTAAAATTTCATTTAAAAACTTTTCGCGATGATCTAAAAAATATTTGGTGATTCGGTAATGGTCGGTCATTTCATAATCGATTTCTTCAATCGCTCCTCCGTCAAAACTTAAAATTTGTGCATCTGGATATCCAAGAAGAATAGGTGAATGTGTCGCAATGATAAATTGACAATTCTCTTGTGTAGTCAAGTCTTTTAAAATCCTCAAAAATGTCAATTGTCGTTGGGGGGACAATGCGGCTTCTGGCTCATCAAGCAAATACAGTGCTCGCCCATTAAAGCGATTCAAAAATAAAGACAAGAACGATTCCCCATGAGATTGCTTGTGCAACGAACGACCTCCATATGACTGAAATCCATCTTCATCCACATCTTCTAAATGTGTCGCAAAATGATAAAATGATTCAGCGCGCATGAAAAATCCATTGGTCACTTTCGGCATCCAGGATAATCGAATGTACTCACCCAACACCGATTCAGAAGCGTGTACGTCATAGTTATTGTTGCGTCCACCTCCCGCTGTATTAAATTCGCATTTATCTGCGATGGCCTCGAGTAATGTTGACTTGCCCGACCCATTTTCTCCAACAAAAAAGGTAATGGGGTTGCTCAGCTTGACTTGTTTCATACTGTTTACCGCAGGTACTGTAAAAGGGTATTGTTCAAAATCCTCTACTTGGTCTCTCAATAAACGGATGCCAGTCAAAAACATTCCTTCACCTCCTCGCTAGGGCTTAAATGAGCAGTGTCTACTTTATAACCGATTCCTGTAAGCTGACTTAACTGGATCTCACCATTGTCGACAAAAATTTCCGGCTCGATTATATCTTTTTCCCAAAAATGAGTAGAAGCAGAAAAATCACCTGGATATTCTATACCTGGTAACGACGCCAGCGCTAAATTATGAGCCTTTGATACGCCAAATTCAATCATGCCCCCCACCCACATGCCTATAGAATGCTCACGACACAATTCCACCACTTTCAAGGTTTCTGTCCAGCCTCCAAGACGACTCATTTTTAACACGACAATGTCTCCTGCTTTCATATCGATCATTTGCTGAACATCATCTACACTAGAAATACTCTCGTCCAAACAAATTTTAGTGTTGAGTTGCGCTTTTGCTCGCGCATGTAACGCCCACTCACGCTCTCCAAACGGCTGTTCAATAAGCGTGAACCCAACATCATCAAATTCTTTTAACCGTTCAAAATTGGCTTTGTTGAAACTACCATTGGCATCCGCAAAAAATAATAGCTCGGGATAGTTAGTAACAACAGATTTCAACACAAACGGATCTGTATCTGGATGAATTTTGATTTTGATACGCTTGTACCCCGCATTGTTGGCTTGTGCTACTCGGTCTCCTATTTGAGACGGATCTGCAGCTACAACGATGCCAGCAGGAACTGCTTTCAAAGTGCCACCAACAAATTGCCAAAGCGGCTGCTGTTGCTGTTTTGCAAACAAATCCCACACAGCCATTTCTACGGCTGCTTTTGCCATCCGATTGCCTTTCACAGCTTTGAACAGTTCCCAAACTTCTTTTGGATGTTGAAAATTTTGACCCGTGAGTAGTGGCAGTAACACGTGCTCAAGTACAAAACGACAGCTGGTAATGGTTTCTTCTGTATACCAAGGAGTTTCAAATGCTACACATTCTCCGTAGCCAATGTCTCCTGACTCGTCTCGTACACTTACAACAATTACTTCCCGCTCATCTACTTGCTGTAAAACAGATTTAAAAGGGGTTTTGAGCGGTCTTCGTACTTTCTTAAAGCCAATCTCTTTAATGGTTATACCCATGCTCTCAACTCTCTTCTCAGCAGCTTGTTGGAAGCATTGCGCGGCAACGACTCAACAACCGTCAATTGTTTTGGCACTTTGTAAGACGCCAACTGCTCGCGGCAATAATCTAGCAATTCTTCTGCAGTCACGTCTTGTTGCAATACCACAAATGCCACGGGAACTTCTCCCCACCTCTCACTCGGTGCCCCGCAAACGCCAACTTCTTGAATAGCTGGATGACCCGATAAAACTTTTTCAATTTCAGCTGGGTACACATTTTCCCCACCAGAGACGATCAAATCCGAACGGCGGTCCACCACAAACAAAAATCCTTCATCATCTAAATAACCCATGTCTCCCGTATGAAGCCAGCCATCTTGTTGCACATTCCGCTCCGCAAATTTCCCGATATAGCCGGGTGTTACTTGTGGACCGCGAATCAGGATTTCTCCCACCTCACCCAATTTTTCCGTTTTGACTTCATATAAAAATAATGGCTTACCCGCTGATCCAATTTTTCGCTCTGCGTCCGCCACTTGTAAGGTTGTTGTTTGCGATGATGTTTCTGTCATGCCGTATGTTTGCAACACCGGTATCCCACAGTTTTCAGCACGTTTCATATAGGCAACGGGAATCGGTCCACCTCCAGCAAGAACCGCTTTAAAACGATTAGAAGCTTGCGTGGAACCTCTTTCGACACTCGTTAATATGCGTTCTAACGTCACACTCACAACCGACATATGCGTCACGCTGCCGTTACAAATTTCTTCTGCGCTGCGTTCTGCGTCAAATTTCTCATATAACCGGACGCCCATGCCATAAATTAACGATCTCATCAATATGGAAAATCCACTAATATGGAACAATGGCACGGCACATAGCCAAACATCTTCCGGTGCAACGCCAATATTAAGTGCAGAAGATACAGCACTTGAAAAATGATTTTCCGCTGTTTGGCGAACACCTTTTGGATGTCCGGTAGTACCTGACGTATACATAATCGAAAGAGTCCGGTCTTTTGCCCATTGTTGTTGCGGTTCGAATTGATCGGCGTTGGCTTTTTCGATTTCACTAAATAAAACCATGCGTGAATCGTCCATTTTTTCTTTTAGCACATCAGCTACGAAAATAAACGCGACTTCCGCATCGTTTATTTGGTACGTTAATTCATTGCTTGATAAACGCTCATTGAGCATGACCATTTCACAGCCTAGATGCATACAACCATACAAGACAAAAACAAATTCTGGAGTAGATTTTGCTAATACTGCAACACGTGAATGTTCTTTCACGCCAAGCGCGCTAAGTTTACGTGCATAATCGAGTGCAATCTTATTGATTTCAGAAAAAGTCCATTGCTGCTGCTCAAACGACAAGGCCATACGGTCCCCGCTCAAATAACTTCGCTGACTCAACCAATTCGGATAGGTCATGTTAAAAATCCTTTCTTCAAAAAAAGCTGTCCCCAAGAGGACAGCTTTCAATTATTCTATGATCATGGGAAACGTGGGAATTGACCAAAGTCCGGTTTGCGTTTTTCTTTAAACGCATCGCGTCCTTCTTTTGCTTCGTCTGTTGTGTAATACAATAGCGTTGCGTCTCCAGCCATTTGCTGCAATCCAGCAAGACCGTCTGTATCAGCATTCATCGCCGCTTTTACAAAACGAAGTGCAGTTGGGCTCATTTCAAGCATTTCCTGACACCATTGAACCGTTTCGTCTTCTAACTGTTCAAGAGGTACAACTGTGTTCACTAAGCCCATGTCCAGTGCTTCTTGTGCGTCGTATTGGCGGCATAAGTACCAAATTTCACGTGCTTTCTTGTGACCAATAATACGTGCCAAGTAACCAGAACCGTAGCCAGCGTCAAACGAACCAACGCGCGGTCCTGTTTGGCCAAATCGTGCGTTGTCTGCTGCAATCGTCAAGTCACACACAACGTGCAAGACGTGTCCACCGCCAATTGCATAACCCGCAACCATTGCGACAACTGGTTTTGGAATAACACGGATTAAACGTTGTAGATCCAATACGTTCAAACGTGGAATTTCATCTTCCCCAACGTAACCACCGTGTCCGCGTACAGATTGGTCGCCACCTGAACAGAAAGCTTTTTCACCTTCGCCAGTTAAAACAATAACGCCTACATCTGCGTTATCGCGCGCACGTGAAAACGCATCGATCAATTCATGAACTGTTTTCGGACGGAATGCGTTGCGCACTTCCGGACGGTTAATCGTAATTTTCGCAATACCGTTAAAAATTTCATACTTAATGTCTTCATATGTACGTTCTGTAATCCACTCGCGTGTCATGATTTTCCTCCTTGATAGTTCAAACTTAAATACTCTCTTACTATTGTAGCAAATTCAGCAGGTTTTTCCACATGTATTGCATGTCCTGCGTCGATAGTTTTATGAATGGCCTTTGGCATCAGACTAGCCATCTCTTTAGCAATCAACTCAAACTTCAAGTCCAACTGCCCTGTCACCAATAAAACCGGCATATTTAAACACATTAACTCTCCCCAATAAGAAGCTTGAGAACCGGTTCCCATACCGAGTAAACTATTCGCAAGCCCTACTGGATTTTGCTCCAAGCGTTCTTGGCGAATTGCGTCCTTGACCTTTTCTGGCAAAGATTTCTGACTATCGAACAATGCAATGTTTTCCCAGGAATCGATAAAACCTACAAGACCTTGCGTAACAATTCGCTCTACAAGATGTGCGTCATTGGCTCGGCGTTTTCTTCTGGCCTCTTCACTTCGGAGTCCAGGAGAAGCACTTTCTAGAATCAATCCACTAACTCGCACTGGAAATTCACAAGCATAAGCAAGCGCTGTACGCCCGCCCATTGAATAGCCGATAAGAGAAAAGCGATCAAGCTCTAACTGGTCAAACAAAGCATCTAAATTGGCGAGTTGCCGTTCCATTGTATAAAATTCGACTGATTTTGGACTCTCCGTCTTTCCGTGACCAATCAAATCAATGAAAACAAGTTTGTGGTCCGTCCAACCTGTTGCAACTGAGTGCCAGCTTTTTGTAGTGCCCGTAAAGCCATGCAGAAATACTACGGTTTCTTGTTTTTCTCGATTCCTTACTTCTATATGGTAGTGAGTTCCATTAACTGTTAGTTTCATTGCTTAGCCAGCTCCTCATCAAAGCGGCTCCATAATTTACGATGTGTCATCACATTATTTTCACGATTGGTGAACACTTCAATAATCTTCACTGATTTTGTTTTCGGCTCATCTAACGCGGCAGCAAATTGGGCAATCGTTTCAGCAGATACATATTGCGCATCGTACATGTTCGCTGCATCGCTAAACGTTAATCCAGTCGGCGTACCGAACAGTTCTTCAAAATGACGTTCTTCTTGAGACTGAGGCAAATAAGAGAAAATGCCGCCACCATCGTTATTCATCACAACAATCGTCAAATCGGTTTCCTGCATTTTAGACGCAATCAAGCCGTTCATGTCATGCAAAAAGGATAAGTCGCCAATATATAAATACGCAGGTCGCTGTTTTGCCGCTTGTACGCCAAACGCCGTTGACACCACACCATCAATGCCATTCGTCCCGCGGTTCGCATACATCATGATATCCCGCTCTGTTGATTGGAAGAAGGTATCCACGTCGCGAATTGGCATACTGCTACCAATGATCAAATCGCAGTTTTCTAATGTCTCAAAAAACACTTTTGCTAACACGCCTTCATCCAACTCTTCTTGACTATGAAGAGCTACAACTTTCCAATATAAAGAGGATGCCTTGGTCCATTTTTCACGGTACGAATTCGTTTGTTTCATTTCTAAAGACAATTGCCACAAACCATTTATAGAAGCCTGAATGTGATGCGTTGCTACCGATTGCGCATCTCGCAACATCGGACTTTCATCAAACACCACATAAGTTTCAGGTCTAGCTGCTGCCAAAAACAAACTCAGTGGTTTTGAAACCGGTTGTGGCCCAATCCGAAACACGACTTGTGGGGTTACTTGTTCTTTAAACTCTTTATTTTTTAACAACGCATCGTATGAATCAACAATCAGATGTCTTGTAGTTGATGGACAATTGCCTCGTAAATTCGATAGTGGATCGGCAAGTACTGGCCAGTTGAGCTTTTGAATAAACTCCCAAAATTCAGGTGGCATCGGTTTGGTCATTTCCCCAACAATTAATAGTCCCCGGTCCTTTTTTAACACGTTCTGCAAAAACACACGACTTTCGGCAGATAGGGAAAGTTCTCCACCAAAATGGGCAATGTCTCCGCTACTTTCATAAGTTTGTTCAAAATCAATACCGAGTGGTTCACGAAATGGTACATTGATATGCACGGGTCCTCTTGGTTCACTGTTGGCATTTTGAACAGAACGGTGCAAATGACGCGTTAAGAACGCCAATTGATTTTCCGTTTCCGGCATCGGCAAATCAGTTGACCATTTAACATGTGATCCAAACAAATTGATTTGATTGATTGCTTGCGGTGCCCCGACTTCTCGCAACTCGTGCGGTCGGTCAGCCGTTACGACGATTAACGGTACACGTGCGTAGTAAGCTTCGACGACTGCTGGAAAATAATTAGCGGCTGCAGTTCCAGATGTGCATAACAGCATCACCGGTTTACCAGACGCCTTCGCCATGCCCAGCGCGAAATAAGCTGCGGAACGTTCATCGATTTGACGGTATACCGTCAAGCCTTCTTGTTTCATACAAGCATAAGCTAATGGTGTTGAACGAGATCCTGGACTAATGACTGCAGCTGCCACGCCTAGTTCAACTAGTGAATGGGTGAATGCAGATACATATTCTGTTAATGCTTTACGACTCGTCACTCAATTGACCTCCCAATGCCCGGAGCATCGGCCTAAACTTAACCCATGTCTCGTCATATTCTGACTCTGGCGTGGAATCTGCTACAATTCCACCTCCCGCATATAAATAAGCTTCTTTGCCATCTAGTAAAGCCGACCGAATAGCAACCGCAAATTCGCCGTCTCCTTTGGCATCAATCCACCCAACAGGCGCAGCATAATAACCGCGATTCATTGCTTCGTAGTTCCGAATCATTTCCAACGCTAGTAATTTGGGTTCTCCACCGAGTGCTGGCGTAGGATGAAGAACTTGCACCAAATCAAATAGCGTAGCACCTGGATTCAAGTCTCCTTCAACCGGTGTATATAAATGCTGAATATCCCTAATTTTCATCAATTTCGGCAATTTGGGTACGATTGTCCGACTGCAATTCGCTCTAAAAACTTCACTAATCATGTTTACTACATATTGATGTTCAGCACGATTTTTAGAATCTTTCAGTAAAATTTCCCCAAGTTCGGTATCCTTCTCAATGGTTTTTCCACGCGGAGTAGAACCCGCTAAACATGTCGAAAGGGCTTTATGATTTTCCACTTTTACTAATCGTTCAGGAGTCGCACCAAAGAAAAATTGGTCTTCTGCCTCCAAACCAAATAGAAAACTTTCAGGTTGTTCATTAGATACTTGATACAATGCTGAAGTCGGTGTAAACACATCTTCAAATTCCAGTTTCATCGTGCGTGCAATAACGACTTTTTCAACTTCTTTAGCTTTAATAATGTCGGTTACTTGTTTGATGGAATCCAAATAAGCTTGTTTTTTCAGTTCTATACGACCCGTTGTTTGCGGTTTATCGTATTTGTCCACTTCTGATACTTGGGCTGCATGGATCAATTTATCCCGCTCTTTGCGCATCGCCTCAAATTCTGCAAAACTCTCTTGCTTTTGAGTGATTAAATGGATACTAATAAAAGCCTGTTCTCCTTTTAACACTAGTTGAAAAGTCGGCACTGCGAAATAAGCCTGAGGAAATCTCTTCCATTCACTCGCTTTATTGTTTAACGGATCAAACGAAAATCCACCAAATAGAACCGGCTGAACCGAATGCTCTTCATTGACAATTTGGCGACATAAGTTCTGCCAATCTTTTTTTATTTCTTCAAATCTTCCATTTGCCTTGTTTGTAGACAATACATGGGCATGACCGATTCCGACCAACGTAAAGGTCTTTTCCCGATTTTGCCAGTACAGTCGTTTTCCTGAGTGGTCACTTCCGCCGGCTTCAAAAAATGCCAATGCTGACATGCGTGTTACTTCAATTGTTTCCGTATAAAAGCGGTAGCCTTCGTATTGGCTATCCGCAGATTGTTGAGTCGATGAAGACGATTCTGAATTCACCTGATTACCTCCGTTTTAAGACAACAGTCTAGTTTATTCCACAAACGTTCTACTTTTTAATCTCTACCTTCTATCATACTCTTTTCTGCTAAAATCAGCACATCATTTGCTGTATTCACTGTTATTTTGAAGTACAATGAGGAGTGGAAAGAATTAAAGGAGAGAGATATATGACACATTCACTACAAGCAGACAGCGGATGGCGCGTATGGTGGCAACTAACTCGGCCGCATACCTTAACCGCTTCTTTCGCTCCCGTATTCCTCGGAACGATGATTGCTTTACAGTATTCCCCTATCGATTGGATTTTATTCCTAGCTATGCTCGTTGCGAGTTTATTGATTCAAGCAGCTACTAATATGTTCAATGAATATTACGATTTTGCTAGAGGGTTAGACAATGAGAACTCTGTCGGTATTGGGGGTGCAATTGTTCGGAACGGTGTGAAACCGAAAACTGTATTAACTCTAGCTTTATTGTTCTACGGGATTGCTGCAGTTATTGGTCTCTACATTTGTTCACTAACTAGTTGGTGGCTTTTAGTTGTAGGTGCC is part of the Planococcus kocurii genome and encodes:
- the yidD gene encoding membrane protein insertion efficiency factor YidD, with the protein product MKTTLLRMFRFYQRFISPLSPPSCRFYPTCSHYGIEAVEKHGALKGGYLAAKRILSCHPFHKGGIDFVPEEWPPKK
- a CDS encoding metal ABC transporter solute-binding protein, Zn/Mn family, with product MKKILLLISIVLLLAACGKTSDEAQSIDTDASKLQIYTTVYPLTYFTERIGGDLIDVQSIYPAGSNEHTFEPTQQEMIQLADADLMFSIGLGLEGFIDKAQKTLKNENVEFVATAETMTEEDFEAVLGHTEEAHVEESASDDGHDHGSTDPHVWMSPVLSEKLAESIKDSLITADPENAETYESNYTELVVELETLDRSFAALSERVTKDTFFVSHEAFGYLSEPYGFEQMAIAGLNSQDEPSQKELTEIVDLAKEKNLEYIVFEQNVSSNLTEVIRKEVDAEAIQMHNLGVLTQENIDNEETYFTLMEKNLQVLETILK
- a CDS encoding MOSC domain-containing protein, whose product is MRSSEKAVIKNFAIGLPEKMTYENGKEMETAIRKQQAQTVLLTKGGFQGDGVADLKHHGGPERAVCIYSYEHYAYWKDQFKVQLPPAAFGENLTVTNMLERDVCIGDIFQVGEAIIQVTQGRVPCNTIDRRLDMKPLLKEMVKTGFTGYLCRVLEEGIVRADSSIRLVAKSPQQVSVLYANEINFHRPRDIDGIVKVLEVEELAAEWRQFLTKRLTKLTSGS
- a CDS encoding AAA family ATPase, encoding MFLTGIRLLRDQVEDFEQYPFTVPAVNSMKQVKLSNPITFFVGENGSGKSTLLEAIADKCEFNTAGGGRNNNYDVHASESVLGEYIRLSWMPKVTNGFFMRAESFYHFATHLEDVDEDGFQSYGGRSLHKQSHGESFLSLFLNRFNGRALYLLDEPEAALSPQRQLTFLRILKDLTTQENCQFIIATHSPILLGYPDAQILSFDGGAIEEIDYEMTDHYRITKYFLDHREKFLNEILED
- the menC gene encoding o-succinylbenzoate synthase codes for the protein MGITIKEIGFKKVRRPLKTPFKSVLQQVDEREVIVVSVRDESGDIGYGECVAFETPWYTEETITSCRFVLEHVLLPLLTGQNFQHPKEVWELFKAVKGNRMAKAAVEMAVWDLFAKQQQQPLWQFVGGTLKAVPAGIVVAADPSQIGDRVAQANNAGYKRIKIKIHPDTDPFVLKSVVTNYPELLFFADANGSFNKANFERLKEFDDVGFTLIEQPFGEREWALHARAKAQLNTKICLDESISSVDDVQQMIDMKAGDIVVLKMSRLGGWTETLKVVELCREHSIGMWVGGMIEFGVSKAHNLALASLPGIEYPGDFSASTHFWEKDIIEPEIFVDNGEIQLSQLTGIGYKVDTAHLSPSEEVKECF
- a CDS encoding o-succinylbenzoate--CoA ligase — its product is MTYPNWLSQRSYLSGDRMALSFEQQQWTFSEINKIALDYARKLSALGVKEHSRVAVLAKSTPEFVFVLYGCMHLGCEMVMLNERLSSNELTYQINDAEVAFIFVADVLKEKMDDSRMVLFSEIEKANADQFEPQQQWAKDRTLSIMYTSGTTGHPKGVRQTAENHFSSAVSSALNIGVAPEDVWLCAVPLFHISGFSILMRSLIYGMGVRLYEKFDAERSAEEICNGSVTHMSVVSVTLERILTSVERGSTQASNRFKAVLAGGGPIPVAYMKRAENCGIPVLQTYGMTETSSQTTTLQVADAERKIGSAGKPLFLYEVKTEKLGEVGEILIRGPQVTPGYIGKFAERNVQQDGWLHTGDMGYLDDEGFLFVVDRRSDLIVSGGENVYPAEIEKVLSGHPAIQEVGVCGAPSERWGEVPVAFVVLQQDVTAEELLDYCREQLASYKVPKQLTVVESLPRNASNKLLRRELRAWV
- the menB gene encoding 1,4-dihydroxy-2-naphthoyl-CoA synthase, with protein sequence MTREWITERTYEDIKYEIFNGIAKITINRPEVRNAFRPKTVHELIDAFSRARDNADVGVIVLTGEGEKAFCSGGDQSVRGHGGYVGEDEIPRLNVLDLQRLIRVIPKPVVAMVAGYAIGGGHVLHVVCDLTIAADNARFGQTGPRVGSFDAGYGSGYLARIIGHKKAREIWYLCRQYDAQEALDMGLVNTVVPLEQLEDETVQWCQEMLEMSPTALRFVKAAMNADTDGLAGLQQMAGDATLLYYTTDEAKEGRDAFKEKRKPDFGQFPRFP
- the menH gene encoding 2-succinyl-6-hydroxy-2,4-cyclohexadiene-1-carboxylate synthase, producing the protein MKLTVNGTHYHIEVRNREKQETVVFLHGFTGTTKSWHSVATGWTDHKLVFIDLIGHGKTESPKSVEFYTMERQLANLDALFDQLELDRFSLIGYSMGGRTALAYACEFPVRVSGLILESASPGLRSEEARRKRRANDAHLVERIVTQGLVGFIDSWENIALFDSQKSLPEKVKDAIRQERLEQNPVGLANSLLGMGTGSQASYWGELMCLNMPVLLVTGQLDLKFELIAKEMASLMPKAIHKTIDAGHAIHVEKPAEFATIVREYLSLNYQGGKS
- the menD gene encoding 2-succinyl-5-enolpyruvyl-6-hydroxy-3-cyclohexene-1-carboxylic-acid synthase translates to MTSRKALTEYVSAFTHSLVELGVAAAVISPGSRSTPLAYACMKQEGLTVYRQIDERSAAYFALGMAKASGKPVMLLCTSGTAAANYFPAVVEAYYARVPLIVVTADRPHELREVGAPQAINQINLFGSHVKWSTDLPMPETENQLAFLTRHLHRSVQNANSEPRGPVHINVPFREPLGIDFEQTYESSGDIAHFGGELSLSAESRVFLQNVLKKDRGLLIVGEMTKPMPPEFWEFIQKLNWPVLADPLSNLRGNCPSTTRHLIVDSYDALLKNKEFKEQVTPQVVFRIGPQPVSKPLSLFLAAARPETYVVFDESPMLRDAQSVATHHIQASINGLWQLSLEMKQTNSYREKWTKASSLYWKVVALHSQEELDEGVLAKVFFETLENCDLIIGSSMPIRDVDTFFQSTERDIMMYANRGTNGIDGVVSTAFGVQAAKQRPAYLYIGDLSFLHDMNGLIASKMQETDLTIVVMNNDGGGIFSYLPQSQEERHFEELFGTPTGLTFSDAANMYDAQYVSAETIAQFAAALDEPKTKSVKIIEVFTNRENNVMTHRKLWSRFDEELAKQ
- a CDS encoding isochorismate synthase, giving the protein MNSESSSSTQQSADSQYEGYRFYTETIEVTRMSALAFFEAGGSDHSGKRLYWQNREKTFTLVGIGHAHVLSTNKANGRFEEIKKDWQNLCRQIVNEEHSVQPVLFGGFSFDPLNNKASEWKRFPQAYFAVPTFQLVLKGEQAFISIHLITQKQESFAEFEAMRKERDKLIHAAQVSEVDKYDKPQTTGRIELKKQAYLDSIKQVTDIIKAKEVEKVVIARTMKLEFEDVFTPTSALYQVSNEQPESFLFGLEAEDQFFFGATPERLVKVENHKALSTCLAGSTPRGKTIEKDTELGEILLKDSKNRAEHQYVVNMISEVFRANCSRTIVPKLPKLMKIRDIQHLYTPVEGDLNPGATLFDLVQVLHPTPALGGEPKLLALEMIRNYEAMNRGYYAAPVGWIDAKGDGEFAVAIRSALLDGKEAYLYAGGGIVADSTPESEYDETWVKFRPMLRALGGQLSDES